The following proteins come from a genomic window of Micromonospora zamorensis:
- a CDS encoding ATP-binding protein, translating to MTRPTLFLTVGLPCTGKTTAARRIEIERKALRLTKDEWVKALYGHENPPSAQDVIEGRLIEIGLRALELGNNVVIDFGLWSRDERSALRKAAADLGALVEMRYFALTPAEQRRRLDRRQAEAPHTTWPMSDEELAEWAATIDIPTPGELDGSEPVDEPPAGFATWNEWRARRWPPAVS from the coding sequence ATGACGCGGCCGACACTGTTCCTGACGGTCGGGCTCCCGTGCACCGGTAAGACCACTGCCGCTCGGCGTATCGAAATCGAGCGGAAGGCGCTTCGTCTGACGAAGGACGAGTGGGTGAAGGCTCTCTATGGGCACGAGAATCCGCCATCGGCTCAGGACGTGATCGAAGGACGACTCATCGAGATCGGGCTGCGCGCCCTCGAACTCGGCAACAACGTTGTGATCGACTTCGGTCTCTGGAGTCGGGACGAACGCTCCGCCCTGCGGAAGGCAGCAGCAGACCTCGGCGCGCTGGTGGAGATGCGCTACTTCGCCCTCACCCCAGCCGAGCAGCGCAGACGACTCGACCGGCGGCAAGCCGAAGCGCCGCACACGACGTGGCCGATGTCCGACGAGGAACTCGCCGAGTGGGCCGCCACCATCGACATCCCCACGCCAGGCGAACTCGACGGCAGCGAACCCGTCGATGAGCCACCGGCTGGTTTCGCGACCTGGAACGAGTGGCGCGCACGCCGCTGGCCGCCGGCGGTCTCCTGA
- a CDS encoding PhzF family phenazine biosynthesis protein — MTDLHVLRVFCGPGGTYGNQLGVVLDGHAVAAGQDRHAVAARLGFSETVFVDDAGTGTVDIHTPSVRLPFAGHPLVGTSWLLSRLGARPELLHPPAGSVPTWQDGEFTWISGRSQWVPDRRMQQYASAEEVDALPCPPPGDGWLYAWAWQDRAAGRVRTRGFPRRGDAIAEDEATGASAIVLTAELQRALDIIQGKGSQILTRPGPNGTVEVGGRVILEETRSL; from the coding sequence GTGACAGATCTGCATGTACTTCGTGTGTTCTGCGGTCCCGGCGGCACGTACGGAAACCAGCTCGGCGTTGTTCTTGACGGCCATGCCGTGGCCGCTGGGCAGGACCGCCATGCCGTGGCCGCGCGACTGGGCTTCAGCGAAACCGTCTTCGTCGATGACGCCGGCACAGGAACCGTCGATATTCACACGCCGAGCGTGCGGCTGCCGTTTGCCGGTCATCCGTTGGTGGGCACCTCCTGGTTGCTGAGTCGGCTCGGAGCCAGGCCGGAACTCCTACACCCACCAGCGGGATCGGTGCCAACCTGGCAGGACGGCGAGTTCACCTGGATCAGTGGTCGCTCGCAGTGGGTGCCCGACAGGCGCATGCAGCAGTACGCCTCAGCCGAGGAGGTCGACGCATTGCCGTGCCCGCCGCCAGGTGACGGGTGGCTGTACGCGTGGGCGTGGCAAGACCGGGCCGCCGGTCGGGTGCGTACCAGAGGATTTCCCCGCCGGGGCGACGCCATCGCCGAGGATGAAGCCACCGGCGCGTCCGCGATCGTGCTCACCGCGGAACTGCAGCGGGCGCTGGACATCATCCAGGGCAAGGGATCTCAGATCCTGACCCGACCCGGTCCGAACGGCACCGTCGAGGTCGGTGGCCGGGTCATCCTTGAGGAAACCCGCTCCCTCTGA
- a CDS encoding adenylyltransferase/cytidyltransferase family protein — MPLGPAGRRACRCPSWSDVHIRLTALVCSGTFDPFTLGHRDLVARTRVMFGWVIVLLAANADKQQPLRPWQQRRGEPGRVADWPRRPADDGDSIGSGC, encoded by the coding sequence GTGCCCCTCGGGCCCGCGGGACGTCGCGCCTGCCGGTGTCCGTCCTGGTCGGACGTACATATTCGTCTGACGGCCTTGGTCTGTTCCGGTACGTTCGATCCGTTCACCCTCGGGCACCGCGACCTGGTGGCCCGTACCCGGGTGATGTTCGGTTGGGTCATCGTGCTGCTGGCGGCGAATGCCGACAAGCAACAGCCGCTGAGGCCATGGCAACAGCGCCGAGGCGAGCCGGGGCGTGTGGCCGACTGGCCGAGAAGGCCGGCAGATGATGGGGATTCGATCGGAAGCGGGTGTTGA
- a CDS encoding MmgE/PrpD family protein: protein MIERLAATAAGTEWVSAPARVQDRVVDLVTDTIAVAALGSGRAELRALAAGSGGSGESTVVGSSRGWPAAEAQFLNGSAIAADQLQDGHRPARGHPASHVVPAVLALAEDRDLPGVELLSAVLAGYEVGVRVGRAMGGTPDGVHDIGTWGQVGAAAGVARLLAPGDAAAMRRAIELAGSAVLLSDAATIFAGRAGGHAFLGASVQLGASLGAAAVAGLEPLPGALDRHFATVAARDWSGVGQDHGHEVLRGYTKAHPTCAHLHGVNDAVADIVSVTGPLSDVEHVEVRTFAHAARFDAVADSELAARFSVPTSVAVALLTGTLDETTLTAETVCSATVRDVAARVEVRHDPELDAGYPAGRPARVRVLRADGSVLTGAADLPRGDGPRAFDREALRTKARRLLDGRFPGHADGVLALIEGLAAGGTARSLGAALRAAAA from the coding sequence ATGATCGAGCGGCTGGCCGCGACCGCCGCCGGCACCGAGTGGGTGTCGGCACCCGCCCGCGTCCAGGACCGGGTGGTCGACCTGGTCACGGACACGATCGCGGTCGCCGCGCTGGGCAGCGGGCGGGCCGAGCTACGCGCGCTGGCCGCCGGGTCCGGCGGTTCGGGTGAGTCGACAGTGGTGGGCTCGTCGCGCGGTTGGCCAGCCGCGGAGGCTCAGTTCCTCAATGGCAGCGCGATCGCTGCGGATCAGCTCCAGGACGGCCATCGGCCGGCTCGTGGCCATCCGGCATCGCACGTGGTCCCGGCCGTGCTGGCGCTCGCCGAGGACCGGGACCTACCGGGTGTGGAACTGCTGTCGGCGGTGCTGGCCGGTTACGAGGTCGGTGTCCGGGTCGGCCGGGCGATGGGGGGCACGCCGGACGGCGTGCACGACATCGGCACCTGGGGTCAGGTCGGCGCGGCCGCCGGGGTGGCCCGGCTGCTGGCGCCCGGCGATGCGGCCGCCATGCGCCGCGCCATCGAGCTGGCCGGCTCGGCTGTGCTGCTCAGCGACGCGGCGACCATTTTCGCCGGGCGTGCCGGCGGGCACGCGTTCCTGGGCGCGTCGGTGCAGCTGGGCGCGAGCCTGGGCGCGGCCGCCGTGGCTGGTCTGGAACCGCTGCCCGGCGCACTGGATCGGCATTTCGCGACGGTCGCCGCCCGTGACTGGTCGGGTGTCGGGCAGGACCATGGCCACGAGGTGCTGCGTGGCTACACCAAGGCGCACCCCACCTGCGCCCACCTGCACGGCGTGAACGACGCGGTGGCGGACATCGTCTCCGTGACCGGCCCGTTGTCGGATGTGGAACACGTCGAGGTGCGCACGTTCGCGCACGCGGCCCGGTTCGACGCGGTCGCCGACAGCGAGCTGGCCGCCCGGTTCAGCGTGCCCACCTCGGTCGCGGTCGCGCTGCTCACCGGCACACTCGACGAGACCACGCTGACCGCGGAGACGGTCTGCTCGGCGACGGTCCGCGACGTGGCCGCGCGGGTCGAGGTGCGGCACGACCCTGAGCTGGACGCCGGCTATCCGGCCGGCCGCCCCGCCCGGGTTCGGGTCCTCCGCGCCGACGGCAGCGTGCTGACCGGCGCGGCGGACCTGCCACGCGGCGACGGTCCCCGGGCCTTCGACCGGGAGGCGTTGCGCACGAAGGCCCGGCGGCTGCTCGACGGCCGCTTTCCCGGGCATGCCGACGGGGTGCTCGCCCTGATCGAAGGGCTGGCGGCCGGCGGCACCGCCCGCTCGCTCGGCGCCGCGCTACGGGCGGCGGCCGCGTGA
- a CDS encoding cyclase family protein has protein sequence MTTEPQARPARTTDDALLAAVTAGVRLVELGHPHFTGMPCSPNHPGFRMSLIRRHGDMVRPDGGSAANEMIVTGGHVGTHVDALSHVSHDGRLHGGVDAAAAQTGGRFSALGAEHTPALLTRGVLLDVAAVHGVDVLPAGYGVTAADLAAAAERAAVEPGPGDVALVRTGWARHFDDATTYLGQAAGVPGATTDAAEWLAARQVVATGSDTTAYEQIRPGNGHSVLPVHRVLLVDAGVYIIEHLNLEHAAAEGLTAFVFAMAPLRIVGGTGSPIRPFAAVAA, from the coding sequence TTGACCACCGAGCCGCAGGCCCGCCCGGCACGCACGACCGACGACGCCCTACTCGCCGCGGTGACCGCGGGGGTACGGCTCGTCGAGCTGGGGCACCCGCATTTCACGGGCATGCCGTGCTCGCCGAACCATCCCGGTTTCCGAATGAGCCTGATCCGCCGCCACGGCGACATGGTCCGCCCGGACGGCGGCTCGGCGGCCAACGAGATGATCGTGACCGGGGGGCACGTGGGCACCCACGTCGACGCGCTCTCGCACGTCAGCCACGACGGCAGGCTGCACGGCGGCGTGGACGCCGCGGCGGCGCAGACCGGTGGCCGGTTCAGCGCGCTCGGCGCCGAGCACACGCCCGCGCTGCTCACCCGGGGTGTGCTGCTCGACGTGGCCGCCGTCCACGGGGTGGACGTGCTACCCGCCGGCTACGGCGTGACCGCGGCCGACCTGGCCGCCGCCGCCGAACGGGCCGCTGTCGAGCCGGGGCCCGGCGACGTCGCGCTGGTGCGCACCGGCTGGGCGCGGCACTTCGACGACGCGACGACCTATCTCGGACAGGCCGCCGGCGTGCCGGGCGCCACCACCGACGCCGCCGAGTGGCTGGCCGCGCGTCAGGTGGTCGCCACGGGCTCGGACACCACGGCGTACGAGCAGATCCGTCCGGGCAACGGCCACAGCGTGCTGCCCGTGCACCGGGTACTGCTGGTCGATGCCGGCGTCTACATCATCGAGCACCTCAACCTGGAGCACGCGGCCGCCGAAGGGCTGACAGCGTTCGTCTTCGCGATGGCGCCGTTGCGCATCGTCGGCGGCACCGGCTCGCCGATCCGGCCGTTCGCGGCGGTGGCGGCATGA
- a CDS encoding MmgE/PrpD family protein: protein MSTPTIVQRLAAVADDVRSDGLPGDLRQDVARRVLDLIGNSLAATGLPPARAVTAYVRAAGGTPEAVAIGTGLRVPAANAALVNGTLAHSLDFDDTHLPSVLHPSSPVVPAALAVAEARGASGAALLDAAGMGIEVAVRLGMGGYDRALGNSEFFERGQHATSICGAVGAAVAAAMVGGADAEGIAHAAGIAASMGAGLLEANRTGGTVKRVHCGWAAHSGVVAAELARHGLTGPPTVVEGRFGFLHAFCGERADVDAVVDRLGTHWELPGIFFKPYPCNHFTHAGIDAALALRDRGVDPATIESIELGVPSPVLRTIAQPPEDKARPESGYHAAFSGPYTVAAALLGGGGLGLGHEDFTDAAAADETRLALAAKVRCVADARCDEIFPNQFPAVLRVVLHDDTRHEVRVDVNRGGPGNPLSSAELAAKFALNAALVPDREDIAAAVLDLAAAPDVAGLMARVRE from the coding sequence ATGAGCACGCCGACCATCGTCCAGCGGCTCGCAGCGGTGGCCGACGACGTACGGAGCGATGGGCTTCCCGGCGACCTGCGGCAGGACGTGGCCCGCAGGGTCCTCGACCTGATCGGCAACAGCCTCGCCGCCACCGGGCTGCCGCCCGCACGGGCGGTCACCGCGTACGTCCGGGCGGCTGGCGGCACGCCGGAGGCCGTCGCGATCGGCACCGGGCTGCGTGTTCCGGCCGCGAACGCGGCGCTGGTCAACGGCACGCTGGCGCACTCGCTCGACTTCGACGACACCCACCTGCCATCGGTTCTGCACCCCTCCTCGCCGGTGGTGCCGGCGGCGTTGGCGGTGGCCGAGGCGCGCGGCGCGTCCGGCGCCGCGCTGCTCGACGCGGCAGGAATGGGCATCGAGGTCGCCGTGCGGCTCGGCATGGGCGGTTACGACCGCGCGCTCGGAAATTCCGAGTTCTTCGAGCGCGGGCAACACGCAACTTCGATCTGCGGCGCGGTCGGGGCAGCCGTGGCGGCCGCGATGGTCGGTGGCGCCGACGCCGAGGGCATCGCGCACGCGGCCGGGATCGCCGCGAGCATGGGTGCCGGCCTGCTGGAGGCCAACCGGACCGGCGGCACCGTGAAGCGGGTGCACTGCGGCTGGGCGGCGCACTCCGGCGTGGTCGCCGCCGAGTTGGCCCGGCACGGGCTCACCGGCCCGCCGACCGTGGTCGAAGGGCGGTTCGGTTTCCTGCACGCGTTCTGCGGCGAACGGGCCGACGTCGACGCGGTGGTGGACCGGCTCGGCACGCACTGGGAGCTGCCGGGCATCTTCTTCAAGCCGTACCCGTGCAACCACTTCACGCACGCGGGCATCGACGCGGCGCTGGCCCTGCGCGATCGCGGCGTCGACCCGGCCACGATCGAGTCGATCGAGTTGGGCGTACCGTCGCCGGTGCTGCGCACGATCGCCCAACCGCCGGAGGACAAGGCGCGGCCGGAGTCCGGCTACCACGCGGCGTTCAGCGGCCCCTACACGGTGGCGGCCGCGCTGCTCGGCGGCGGCGGCCTGGGCCTGGGCCACGAGGACTTCACGGACGCTGCGGCAGCGGACGAGACGCGGTTGGCGCTGGCGGCGAAGGTGCGCTGCGTGGCGGACGCCCGCTGCGACGAGATCTTCCCGAACCAGTTCCCTGCGGTGCTGCGGGTGGTGCTGCACGACGACACCCGGCACGAGGTACGGGTCGACGTCAACCGGGGTGGGCCGGGCAACCCGCTCAGCTCGGCCGAGTTGGCCGCCAAGTTCGCGCTCAACGCCGCGCTGGTGCCCGACCGCGAGGACATCGCCGCGGCCGTGCTGGACCTGGCCGCCGCGCCCGACGTGGCCGGTCTGATGGCCCGGGTGCGGGAATGA
- a CDS encoding LLM class flavin-dependent oxidoreductase: protein MIVLNVARPVGEADPVELAGAALAAGLDGVALADSPRLFPDCLVETERVLSATPARLAGPCVLSLGLRHPATVAGAVRTLEAHHPGRVLTVVGRGESSVRNEGLTPPSLRAYEAALDVLRELVPASALLLGAASGPRTIAATAARLGGVLIDAGADPTIVGKAVALARSTRADVPVWMFVRAVVTDDEPDADAAAAPVLGSCAARLVQAPDWFDVPATLRSGVAAVAEAHDYRRHGTADARGAGDVPAEADRFVRERFVVTGDRRAVTERFAAFSAAGVDGVVLAGAVGGVLDRLDELGRAVRDGLTKG from the coding sequence ATGATCGTGCTCAACGTGGCGCGGCCGGTCGGCGAGGCGGACCCGGTCGAGCTGGCCGGCGCCGCGCTCGCGGCCGGGCTCGACGGTGTCGCCCTGGCCGACAGCCCGCGGCTGTTTCCCGACTGCCTGGTGGAGACCGAACGGGTGCTCAGCGCCACCCCGGCACGGCTCGCCGGGCCGTGCGTGCTCAGCCTCGGGCTGCGGCACCCGGCAACGGTGGCTGGCGCCGTGCGCACCCTGGAGGCGCACCATCCCGGCCGGGTGCTCACCGTGGTCGGGCGGGGCGAGAGTTCGGTACGCAACGAAGGGCTGACACCACCGTCTCTGCGCGCGTATGAAGCGGCACTCGACGTGCTGCGCGAACTGGTGCCGGCGTCGGCGCTGCTGCTGGGCGCCGCGTCCGGACCCCGCACCATCGCGGCCACCGCCGCCCGGCTCGGCGGCGTACTGATCGACGCTGGGGCGGACCCCACGATCGTCGGCAAGGCGGTGGCGTTGGCCCGCTCAACGCGGGCAGACGTGCCGGTCTGGATGTTCGTCCGCGCGGTAGTGACCGACGATGAACCTGACGCCGACGCTGCCGCCGCGCCCGTGCTCGGGTCGTGCGCGGCCCGGCTGGTGCAGGCGCCGGACTGGTTCGACGTGCCTGCCACGCTGCGCTCCGGGGTCGCCGCCGTGGCCGAGGCGCACGACTACCGGCGGCACGGCACGGCCGATGCCCGCGGCGCCGGCGACGTGCCCGCAGAAGCCGACCGGTTCGTGCGTGAACGCTTCGTGGTGACCGGAGACCGGCGAGCGGTCACGGAACGGTTCGCCGCGTTCAGCGCTGCCGGCGTCGACGGCGTGGTGTTGGCCGGCGCTGTCGGTGGGGTCCTGGACCGGCTCGACGAGCTGGGCCGGGCGGTCCGCGATGGCCTGACGAAAGGCTGA
- a CDS encoding MmgE/PrpD family protein, translating to MMQGIDTKRIAAFAHDTSLGDPPEEVLTFTRALLLDTLGAMLGGLRYPAVRALAESLRPSATTDLPFGRLLTLGTAATWLDADSGGSFHPQGHRLPPVPTAHPAPHSLPVLLHAAAHGVDDRRLVEIFLIANEIGMRFGVGTTLRPGLHPHGIHGPIAAAVATALLDGLPPATTATAIELAGAVPMAATLAVPMRGGTVRNLWTGLGAYYGASAARRAADGATGSEALLRELLDGLVCTDLSAAELTTGLGTRWRLTDSYLKPYACARWVHPALDAFRAAVAGVADPVRERGGLAAIEVDTFAFAASLSTVDVSSDLQARFSVPVSLATLALDGELAAAGFLPDRLARPEVGALAALVRLREEPVFTAALPHERPTRVTVHWRDGSTASATVRNARGNPDDPLTADEVAAKFRRNVEDVLDPTTADAVVAGLLDGAGGDTMARAAAEVIGRFCP from the coding sequence ATGATGCAAGGAATCGACACCAAGCGGATCGCCGCCTTCGCACACGACACCAGCCTCGGGGACCCGCCCGAGGAGGTCCTCACCTTCACCCGCGCGCTGCTGCTCGACACCCTGGGCGCAATGCTGGGTGGCCTTCGGTATCCGGCCGTCCGGGCGCTGGCCGAGTCACTACGCCCGTCGGCCACCACCGACCTGCCGTTCGGCCGGCTACTCACCCTCGGTACGGCTGCGACCTGGCTGGACGCGGATTCCGGTGGGTCCTTCCATCCGCAGGGACACCGGCTACCACCGGTGCCGACGGCGCATCCGGCACCGCACTCGCTGCCCGTGCTGCTGCACGCCGCGGCCCACGGCGTCGACGACCGGCGGCTCGTCGAGATCTTCCTGATCGCCAACGAGATCGGCATGCGTTTCGGCGTCGGCACCACCCTTCGGCCCGGGTTGCACCCCCACGGCATCCACGGCCCGATCGCCGCAGCGGTTGCCACCGCTCTGCTGGATGGCCTTCCCCCTGCCACCACCGCCACTGCCATCGAGCTGGCCGGCGCGGTGCCGATGGCCGCGACCCTCGCCGTCCCGATGCGCGGCGGTACAGTCCGGAACCTGTGGACCGGCCTGGGCGCCTACTACGGCGCCTCCGCCGCCCGCCGCGCCGCCGATGGCGCCACCGGGTCGGAGGCCCTGCTCCGCGAACTGCTCGACGGCCTGGTCTGCACGGATCTGTCCGCCGCGGAGCTGACCACGGGGTTGGGCACCCGCTGGCGGCTGACCGACAGCTATCTCAAGCCGTACGCCTGCGCACGCTGGGTGCACCCCGCGCTGGACGCGTTCCGCGCTGCCGTCGCGGGCGTGGCCGACCCGGTGCGTGAGCGCGGGGGCCTGGCCGCGATCGAGGTCGACACCTTCGCCTTCGCCGCGTCGCTGTCCACCGTCGACGTCTCCTCGGATCTGCAGGCCCGGTTCTCGGTGCCGGTCAGCTTGGCCACCCTGGCCCTCGACGGCGAACTGGCCGCAGCGGGTTTCCTGCCCGACCGGCTGGCCCGCCCCGAGGTTGGCGCGCTGGCCGCTCTGGTCCGGCTGCGCGAGGAGCCGGTGTTCACCGCCGCCCTCCCACACGAGCGGCCGACGAGGGTCACGGTCCACTGGCGGGACGGTTCCACGGCGTCGGCCACGGTGCGCAACGCCCGCGGCAACCCGGACGACCCGCTGACCGCCGACGAGGTGGCCGCCAAGTTCCGGCGCAACGTCGAGGACGTACTCGACCCGACGACCGCCGACGCGGTGGTGGCCGGGCTCCTCGATGGTGCTGGCGGCGACACCATGGCACGCGCGGCTGCCGAGGTGATCGGCCGGTTCTGCCCGTAG
- a CDS encoding acyl-CoA dehydrogenase has translation MHDHASGHIDLVRLRDVLDGPWAKVRNAHREHLDERFLPVYGETGDQARERISRLLTELPVELGIASAFPTEYGGSADVGGSIIASEMLAQVDLSLMVKAGVQWGLFGGAVQALGTQRHHDTYLRDIISGTIFGCFAMTETGHGSDVQQLRTTCTYDPQTQTFDLHTPHEAARKDYIGNAARDGRMAVVFAQLITNGQRHGVHAWLVPIRDAQGNPLPGVTIGDAGPKAGLLGVDNGRLSFDQVQVPRDMLLDRYGQVAEDGTYSSPIENDSRRFFTMLGTLVRGRVSVGGAASAATKSALTIAVRYGDIRRQFDTPGADREVLINDYLAHQRKLLPALATTYALHFAQTELVAALNEVQGGDGPVDEHRQRELESRAAGLKAAQTWHATRTIQMCREACGGAGYLAENRLPSLKADTDVFTTFEGDNTVLLQLVAKGLLTGYRDEFGSLDGWGRASFVAEQVREMVLERTAARSLIERLISAVPGRDEEVAVTDRGWQLKAFEDRERHLLDGAVRRLRGGAATKKDRPFDIFNDVQDHVLAVAAAHIDRVTLEAFVAGIADTADPAVQALLSRVCDLYALSVIEANKGWFLEHGRLTPARSKAITGVVNGLLKELRPHMRTLVDGFAIPDTWLHCAILREEPRRQETMSAHDATSGTQAVPV, from the coding sequence ATGCACGATCACGCGTCCGGCCACATCGACCTCGTTCGCCTGCGGGACGTGCTCGACGGACCGTGGGCAAAGGTGCGCAACGCGCACCGGGAGCACCTCGACGAGCGTTTCCTTCCGGTGTACGGCGAGACCGGTGACCAGGCACGTGAGCGGATCTCCCGGCTGCTGACCGAACTCCCCGTCGAACTGGGGATCGCGTCGGCCTTTCCCACCGAGTACGGCGGCAGCGCCGACGTCGGCGGCTCGATCATCGCCAGCGAGATGCTGGCGCAGGTCGACCTCTCGCTGATGGTCAAGGCGGGCGTGCAGTGGGGCCTGTTCGGTGGCGCAGTCCAAGCCCTCGGCACCCAGCGCCACCACGACACCTACCTGCGGGACATCATCTCGGGCACCATTTTCGGCTGCTTCGCGATGACCGAGACCGGCCACGGGTCCGACGTCCAGCAACTGCGCACCACCTGCACGTACGACCCGCAGACGCAGACCTTCGACCTGCACACCCCGCACGAGGCGGCCCGCAAGGACTACATCGGCAACGCCGCCCGGGATGGACGCATGGCGGTCGTCTTCGCGCAGCTGATCACGAACGGTCAGCGGCACGGCGTACACGCGTGGTTGGTGCCGATCCGCGACGCACAGGGCAACCCGCTGCCCGGCGTGACCATCGGCGACGCTGGGCCCAAGGCCGGCCTGCTCGGCGTGGACAACGGGCGGCTCAGCTTCGACCAGGTGCAGGTGCCCCGCGACATGCTGCTGGACCGTTACGGTCAGGTCGCCGAGGACGGCACATACTCCAGCCCGATCGAGAACGACTCCCGGCGCTTCTTCACCATGCTCGGCACTCTGGTCCGTGGTCGGGTGAGCGTGGGCGGCGCCGCGTCGGCGGCCACCAAGTCGGCGCTGACCATCGCAGTGCGCTACGGCGACATCCGGCGCCAGTTCGACACTCCCGGCGCCGACCGGGAGGTGCTGATCAACGACTACCTGGCCCACCAGCGCAAGCTGCTGCCGGCCCTGGCCACCACGTACGCGCTGCACTTCGCCCAGACCGAGCTGGTCGCTGCGCTGAATGAGGTGCAGGGCGGCGACGGGCCGGTCGACGAGCACCGGCAGCGGGAGCTGGAGTCCCGGGCCGCCGGCCTCAAGGCCGCGCAGACCTGGCACGCGACCCGCACCATCCAGATGTGCCGCGAGGCGTGCGGCGGCGCCGGCTACCTGGCAGAGAACCGGCTACCCAGTCTCAAGGCCGACACCGACGTCTTCACCACGTTCGAGGGCGACAACACGGTGCTGCTGCAGCTGGTCGCCAAGGGTTTGCTCACCGGCTACCGCGACGAGTTCGGCTCGTTGGACGGCTGGGGGCGCGCCTCCTTCGTCGCTGAGCAGGTCCGCGAGATGGTGCTCGAGCGCACCGCCGCACGGTCGCTCATCGAACGGCTGATCAGCGCGGTGCCCGGCCGCGACGAGGAAGTCGCCGTCACCGACCGCGGCTGGCAGCTGAAGGCCTTCGAGGACCGTGAGCGGCACCTCCTCGACGGCGCTGTCCGTCGCCTTCGCGGCGGCGCGGCCACCAAGAAGGACCGCCCCTTCGACATCTTCAACGACGTCCAGGACCACGTCCTGGCCGTCGCCGCCGCGCACATCGACCGGGTCACCCTGGAGGCGTTCGTCGCCGGCATCGCGGACACCGCCGACCCGGCGGTCCAGGCGCTCCTCTCCCGCGTCTGTGACCTGTACGCGCTCAGCGTCATCGAGGCGAACAAGGGGTGGTTCCTGGAGCACGGCCGGCTCACGCCGGCCCGCTCGAAGGCGATCACCGGCGTGGTGAACGGACTGCTCAAAGAGCTGCGCCCGCACATGCGAACGCTCGTGGACGGCTTCGCCATCCCGGACACGTGGCTGCACTGCGCCATCCTGCGCGAGGAACCCCGCAGGCAGGAAACCATGTCCGCCCATGACGCCACCAGTGGTACGCAGGCAGTCCCGGTGTAG
- a CDS encoding DUF3891 family protein — MIVTRRDGALRLVEQVEHGRVAGELAAVWGNDRFETPTPGSPVRTAATRHDEGWRAWDARVLFHELERRPLHFLEIDATEHVRLYRQGVERVALGDVYAGVLVGMHWTGLYRGRWSAPDARGRLNLGPEGRAAQDAAVDAEERRWVTAKRLAWAAAEPRAAFETRLWHNYELLQLWDLLSLYLCVMPPQPAAVPGPARPWGPQLADLEHSAQDVLLPPVRTHPFGSVERITVGVRRPGVLWLDPYPFTRPGVTVDVLSAVVPDRTYSHAELAARVGRTPATVMTWHLAPWTR, encoded by the coding sequence GTGATCGTCACCCGACGCGACGGCGCGCTGCGCCTCGTCGAGCAGGTCGAACACGGACGGGTCGCCGGCGAGTTGGCGGCCGTGTGGGGCAACGACCGGTTCGAGACGCCGACGCCCGGTTCGCCGGTGCGCACCGCGGCCACACGGCACGACGAGGGCTGGCGGGCCTGGGACGCCCGGGTGCTCTTCCACGAGCTGGAACGCCGGCCGCTGCACTTCCTGGAGATCGACGCCACCGAACACGTGCGGCTCTACCGCCAGGGCGTCGAGCGGGTGGCGCTCGGCGACGTGTACGCGGGCGTGCTGGTCGGCATGCACTGGACCGGCCTCTACCGGGGCCGGTGGTCGGCCCCGGACGCCCGAGGCAGGCTGAACCTCGGCCCCGAGGGCCGGGCGGCGCAGGACGCGGCGGTCGACGCCGAGGAGCGGCGGTGGGTGACGGCGAAACGGCTGGCCTGGGCGGCGGCCGAGCCCCGGGCCGCGTTCGAGACCAGGCTGTGGCACAACTACGAGCTGCTTCAGCTCTGGGACCTCCTCTCGCTGTACCTGTGCGTGATGCCGCCACAGCCGGCGGCCGTGCCCGGACCGGCGCGGCCCTGGGGTCCGCAACTGGCCGACCTGGAGCATTCGGCCCAGGACGTGCTGCTGCCGCCCGTGCGCACGCACCCGTTCGGCTCGGTCGAGCGGATCACCGTCGGTGTCCGTAGACCGGGCGTGCTCTGGCTCGACCCGTACCCGTTCACCCGGCCCGGCGTCACCGTCGACGTGCTCAGCGCGGTCGTGCCGGACCGGACCTACAGCCATGCGGAACTCGCCGCACGGGTCGGACGGACGCCGGCCACCGTGATGACCTGGCACCTCGCGCCGTGGACTCGCTGA